From Burkholderia pseudomultivorans, the proteins below share one genomic window:
- a CDS encoding glutathione S-transferase produces MRYELYYWPEIQGRGEYVRLALEAAEADYVDVARESGRGMGVSAMMRLMDGAKTECVPFAPPFLKAGDVLVGQTANILLFLGTRLGLAPEDEAGRLWVHQLQLTVADFVTEIHDTHHPIASGLYYEDQKAEAAERASDFLQHRLPKFLGYFARVLERNPHASGYLAGRALSYADLSMFQLIEGLRYAFPNAMKHAERDVAALVALHDRVAQLPAIARYLASERRIPFNEMGIFRHYPELDS; encoded by the coding sequence ATGCGTTATGAACTCTATTACTGGCCCGAGATCCAGGGCCGTGGCGAATACGTGCGGCTCGCGCTCGAAGCCGCCGAAGCGGACTACGTCGACGTCGCGCGCGAGTCGGGCCGCGGCATGGGCGTATCGGCGATGATGCGCCTGATGGACGGCGCGAAAACCGAATGCGTGCCGTTCGCGCCGCCGTTCCTGAAGGCCGGCGACGTGCTGGTCGGACAGACCGCGAACATCCTGCTGTTTCTCGGCACGCGGCTCGGGCTCGCGCCCGAGGACGAGGCCGGCCGGCTATGGGTGCATCAGCTCCAGCTGACGGTCGCCGATTTCGTCACCGAGATCCACGACACGCATCACCCGATCGCGAGCGGCCTGTATTACGAGGACCAGAAGGCCGAGGCCGCCGAGCGCGCGAGCGACTTCCTCCAGCATCGCCTGCCGAAATTCCTCGGCTACTTCGCGCGCGTGCTCGAACGGAATCCGCACGCGAGCGGCTATCTCGCCGGCCGCGCGCTGAGCTATGCGGACCTGTCGATGTTCCAGCTGATCGAGGGATTGCGCTACGCGTTCCCGAACGCGATGAAGCACGCGGAGCGGGACGTCGCGGCGCTGGTCGCGCTGCACGACCGTGTCGCGCAGTTGCCGGCCATCGCGCGCTACCTCGCGTCCGAGCGCCGCATTCCGTTCAACGAGATGGGCATCTTCCGGCACTACCCGGAACTGGATTCCTGA
- a CDS encoding alkaline phosphatase family protein, protein MSFRLLMRATLVVALGSLVALIVAACGSSSSMQASGQQQIRHVFVITLENENYATTFGANTKAPYLATTLSAQGALVQQYYGTGHVSLDNYIAMLSGQSPTNETDNDCMVFEDFKLTGMTPDGQAIGSGCVYPASVKTLPDQLKAAGYTWKGYEEDMGNDPSREAATCGHPTLNTTDLTQAAQAPSAAVPAGDQYATRHNPFVYFHSIIDSPDCAKNVVALSTLENDLKSVDTTANFNLITPNLCHDGHDAPCVNGEPGGLTSADAFLKKWVPLITASPAFQKDGLLIVNFDESSYASITQPSPGVTAFTFAGATCCSEQPGPNLAPFPQTSSLNYKGATIELTKQSFGGDQTGAVMISKFIKPGTVSTVQYNHYSMLRSIEDIFGLDHLGYAAQAGLQGFGNDIFTNL, encoded by the coding sequence ATGTCCTTTCGCTTGCTGATGCGCGCCACGCTGGTGGTCGCGCTCGGATCGCTCGTCGCGCTGATCGTCGCGGCGTGCGGATCCTCTTCGTCGATGCAGGCCAGCGGCCAGCAGCAGATTCGTCACGTGTTCGTGATCACGCTCGAAAACGAGAACTACGCGACCACCTTCGGCGCGAACACGAAGGCGCCGTATCTCGCCACGACGCTGTCCGCGCAGGGCGCGCTGGTGCAGCAGTACTACGGCACGGGGCACGTGAGCCTCGACAACTACATCGCGATGCTCAGCGGCCAGTCGCCGACCAATGAAACCGACAACGACTGCATGGTGTTCGAGGACTTCAAGCTGACCGGGATGACGCCGGACGGGCAGGCGATCGGCTCCGGCTGCGTGTATCCGGCAAGCGTGAAGACGCTGCCCGACCAGCTGAAGGCGGCCGGCTACACGTGGAAGGGCTACGAGGAGGACATGGGCAACGATCCGTCGCGCGAGGCGGCGACCTGCGGCCATCCGACGCTGAACACGACCGACCTCACGCAGGCGGCGCAGGCGCCGAGCGCGGCGGTGCCGGCCGGCGACCAGTACGCGACGCGCCACAACCCGTTCGTGTACTTCCATTCGATCATCGATTCGCCGGACTGCGCGAAGAACGTCGTCGCGCTCTCCACGCTCGAGAACGACCTGAAATCGGTCGACACCACCGCGAACTTCAACCTGATCACGCCGAACCTGTGTCACGACGGCCACGACGCGCCGTGCGTGAACGGCGAGCCGGGCGGCCTGACGAGCGCCGATGCGTTCCTGAAGAAGTGGGTGCCGCTGATCACCGCGTCGCCGGCGTTCCAGAAAGACGGGCTGCTGATCGTCAACTTCGACGAAAGCAGCTATGCGAGCATCACGCAGCCGTCGCCGGGCGTGACCGCGTTCACGTTCGCGGGCGCCACGTGCTGCAGCGAGCAGCCCGGCCCGAACCTGGCGCCGTTCCCGCAGACCTCGTCGCTCAACTACAAGGGCGCGACGATCGAGCTGACGAAGCAGAGCTTCGGCGGCGACCAGACGGGCGCCGTGATGATCTCGAAGTTCATCAAGCCGGGCACGGTGTCGACGGTGCAGTACAACCACTATTCGATGCTCCGCAGCATCGAGGACATCTTCGGCCTCGATCACCTCGGCTACGCGGCGCAGGCCGGGCTGCAGGGCTTCGGCAACGACATCTTCACGAACCTGTGA